In the genome of Chryseobacterium arthrosphaerae, one region contains:
- a CDS encoding amidohydrolase, with the protein MKTSDNTLSRKDFIRNSALAMAGLTLIPNIMTASPLFEAKEISAKGKLSLKNVRLETGFEYEEGEVSSTKTGLFYIEVENGKITKIAANQPDAKAIDAKGYLMLPAFKDMHIHLDKTFYGDHWQAVRKRTGGVKGMIELEQKMLPEMLKNSTFKAEKMIELLQSKGTSFARSHVNIEPTSKLQSLKNLQQALEHKKKGFGAELVAFPQHGVFYTDSAPYLKEAAKMDIDFIGGVDPFNVDGNIEKVMDFTVQLALDHKKGIDIHLHETTDSGLKTVEYLIKKVNENPSLKGKTYLSHCFILAKLEAAKQEEIAEKLAEAKIGIVSTIPFGRMIMPIPVLYKHNVTVLTGNDSIVDHWNTFGTGSVLQKANLMAQLYGYSTEFHLSRSLKLATGNILPLDDKGTQQWPKSGDKADFVLINASCSAEAVSRISNVESLVHQGNIVF; encoded by the coding sequence ATGAAGACCTCAGACAATACCCTGTCCCGGAAGGATTTTATCAGAAATTCAGCATTGGCAATGGCAGGATTAACTTTAATACCTAATATCATGACAGCATCACCCCTTTTTGAAGCGAAAGAGATCTCAGCAAAAGGAAAGCTGAGTCTTAAGAATGTCCGCCTTGAAACCGGGTTTGAATATGAAGAAGGGGAAGTGTCTTCTACAAAAACCGGTCTTTTTTATATAGAAGTTGAAAACGGAAAGATCACAAAGATTGCTGCCAACCAGCCTGATGCCAAAGCGATAGATGCCAAAGGTTATCTGATGCTGCCTGCTTTTAAGGATATGCATATTCACCTCGATAAAACTTTTTACGGGGATCACTGGCAGGCCGTAAGGAAAAGAACAGGCGGAGTAAAAGGAATGATAGAGCTGGAACAGAAAATGCTGCCTGAAATGCTGAAAAATTCAACATTCAAAGCCGAGAAAATGATTGAACTCCTGCAGTCGAAAGGAACTTCATTTGCCCGGAGCCATGTGAATATTGAACCAACTTCAAAGCTTCAGTCTTTAAAAAATCTTCAGCAAGCTTTAGAGCATAAAAAGAAAGGCTTTGGAGCAGAGCTCGTAGCATTTCCACAGCATGGTGTGTTTTATACAGACTCAGCGCCCTATCTGAAAGAGGCGGCAAAGATGGATATCGATTTTATCGGTGGAGTAGACCCTTTTAATGTTGACGGGAATATTGAAAAAGTGATGGATTTCACGGTCCAGCTTGCTTTGGATCATAAAAAAGGGATTGATATTCACTTACATGAAACCACAGATTCCGGATTGAAAACGGTAGAATATCTGATTAAAAAAGTGAATGAAAATCCATCTCTGAAAGGAAAAACCTATTTGAGCCACTGCTTTATATTGGCCAAATTAGAAGCTGCAAAACAGGAGGAAATTGCTGAAAAATTAGCTGAAGCAAAGATCGGAATTGTTTCAACGATTCCTTTCGGAAGAATGATTATGCCGATTCCTGTACTTTATAAGCATAATGTAACGGTACTGACCGGTAATGACAGTATTGTAGACCACTGGAATACTTTTGGAACAGGAAGTGTACTTCAGAAAGCCAACCTGATGGCACAGCTTTACGGGTATTCAACGGAGTTCCATCTGTCGAGAAGCTTAAAGCTGGCGACCGGAAATATCCTTCCATTGGATGATAAAGGTACTCAGCAATGGCCCAAGTCAGGAGATAAGGCAGATTTTGTACTGATCAATGCCAGCTGTTCGGCAGAAGCGGTATCAAGAATTTCAAATGTAGAATCGTTGGTTCATCAGGGAAATATTGTTTTTTAA
- a CDS encoding DUF4136 domain-containing protein produces MKKYIFILLASATLGLTSCSPFQVRSDYAETANFNSYKTYKIRIDDLKLNDIDKDRVLNELSRQLQSKGLQSGENPDLIINVKANHKKITDIQSSSPYGMWGWGGPFGWGVGMNRTWTSNYNEGALIVDLIDAKTNKLVWQGIGSGISVDSPRSKQRQIPEIMAEIMKNYPPQRK; encoded by the coding sequence ATGAAGAAATATATTTTTATTTTGTTGGCATCTGCTACATTAGGTCTTACTTCTTGTAGCCCTTTTCAGGTACGTTCAGACTATGCTGAAACCGCCAATTTCAATTCTTATAAGACTTATAAAATAAGAATTGACGATCTTAAACTGAATGATATTGATAAAGACAGAGTTCTGAATGAGCTGTCAAGACAGCTTCAAAGTAAAGGACTTCAATCAGGAGAGAACCCTGATCTTATTATCAACGTAAAAGCAAATCATAAAAAAATTACGGACATACAGAGTTCTTCTCCTTACGGAATGTGGGGATGGGGCGGCCCTTTCGGATGGGGTGTCGGTATGAACAGAACATGGACGAGCAATTATAATGAAGGCGCATTAATCGTTGACCTGATCGATGCAAAAACCAACAAACTGGTTTGGCAGGGTATCGGAAGCGGAATTTCTGTAGATTCTCCAAGATCTAAGCAAAGACAGATTCCTGAAATCATGGCTGAGATCATGAAAAACTATCCGCCACAGAGAAAGTAA
- a CDS encoding AraC family transcriptional regulator, whose translation MSSHTDHFPILGIQEFSENQPKGCHLLFNELYGARSIDDPHKHDFFIINLFEHGVGSHTIDFTEYQVKDHQIHLVFPDQVHQWVIEKETIGYQLMISRDWFESFLPSLRFSASYYQNHPVINLSEDIFQAFLYEFQAIQKELGEEKIFWELIQKRSELIGLLVSKTVEGAFKDFEIYHSNPIISKFLHLIDEHFRTERSVSFYADKLNISANYLNIVCKKNLNASASSLIQDRILLEAKRLLKVSEMSVKDIVYDLGFYDHASFSKFFKAQTGMTPSQFKE comes from the coding sequence GTGAGTTCTCATACAGATCATTTTCCTATTTTAGGAATTCAGGAATTTAGCGAAAACCAGCCGAAAGGCTGTCATCTGCTGTTTAATGAACTCTACGGAGCCCGTTCCATAGATGATCCTCATAAACACGATTTTTTTATCATCAACCTTTTTGAGCATGGCGTAGGCTCGCATACCATAGACTTTACGGAATATCAGGTCAAGGATCATCAGATCCATCTTGTTTTTCCGGATCAGGTACATCAGTGGGTGATCGAAAAAGAAACCATAGGCTATCAGCTGATGATCAGCAGGGATTGGTTTGAAAGTTTTCTGCCTTCATTAAGGTTTTCTGCTTCCTATTATCAGAATCATCCGGTCATTAATCTTTCTGAAGATATCTTTCAGGCTTTCCTGTATGAATTTCAGGCCATTCAAAAAGAGCTCGGTGAAGAAAAAATTTTCTGGGAACTCATTCAGAAAAGAAGTGAACTGATAGGTCTGCTGGTCAGCAAGACGGTGGAAGGAGCTTTCAAAGATTTCGAAATCTACCATTCCAACCCGATCATTTCAAAATTTCTACACCTCATTGATGAACATTTCAGAACAGAAAGATCTGTTTCATTTTATGCCGATAAGCTGAATATCTCAGCCAATTATCTGAATATTGTCTGCAAAAAGAATCTCAATGCCTCAGCTTCGTCCCTTATTCAGGACCGTATTCTCCTGGAGGCAAAAAGGCTTTTAAAAGTATCTGAGATGTCTGTAAAAGATATTGTGTATGATCTCGGTTTCTACGACCATGCAAGTTTTTCAAAGTTTTTTAAAGCCCAGACAGGCATGACGCCATCCCAGTTCAAAGAATAA
- a CDS encoding glucosaminidase domain-containing protein: MKRLFLSISLLVLSKFSAQGWATEDQYIQRFAKYAVEEMEKYKIPASITLAQGLLETGGGQSRLAQEGKNHFGIKCKEDWTGKTMKHTDDAPNECFRVYDDPRQSYEDHSIFLSTRKYYANLFKLDMKDYRAWAYGLKKAGYATNPRYASILITKIEKYKLYEYDNTNSNEVLYAVLKMYPDLKDDRTFMAQLEPSKATKKAKEPVTVEVPYKQTSYAQQQKRVERIKTKAEILNSILIKSHPNDGLKYIIIPEDTDVKFIANKFKVSESRLMKWNELENETLKKNDIVFLESKNSSGNTATYKAASGEDMHDIAQKFGIKLHKLYAKNRMDEGQQPSAGQLIYLIDKKPRN; the protein is encoded by the coding sequence ATGAAAAGACTTTTCCTATCCATAAGCCTTTTAGTTTTATCAAAATTTTCTGCTCAGGGATGGGCAACCGAAGATCAGTACATTCAGAGATTTGCTAAATACGCAGTAGAAGAAATGGAAAAATATAAAATTCCGGCTTCTATTACTCTTGCCCAGGGACTCCTGGAAACGGGAGGCGGACAGAGCAGGCTGGCTCAGGAAGGTAAAAACCACTTCGGTATCAAATGTAAAGAAGACTGGACAGGTAAAACAATGAAGCATACGGATGATGCCCCTAATGAATGCTTCCGTGTGTATGACGATCCAAGACAGTCTTATGAAGACCATTCCATATTTTTATCTACCAGAAAATATTACGCTAATCTTTTCAAACTCGATATGAAAGATTACAGGGCATGGGCATATGGGTTGAAAAAGGCAGGATATGCAACCAATCCACGCTATGCTTCCATTCTGATCACTAAAATTGAAAAGTATAAATTATACGAATACGACAATACCAATTCTAATGAAGTGTTGTACGCTGTTCTTAAAATGTATCCGGATCTGAAAGACGACAGAACTTTCATGGCACAGCTGGAGCCTTCAAAAGCAACAAAGAAAGCTAAAGAACCGGTAACGGTAGAAGTCCCTTACAAACAGACTTCTTATGCACAGCAGCAGAAAAGAGTGGAAAGAATCAAAACAAAAGCGGAAATTCTTAATTCCATTCTGATCAAAAGCCACCCGAATGACGGGCTGAAATACATTATCATCCCTGAAGATACCGATGTGAAATTCATTGCCAATAAATTCAAAGTGAGCGAAAGCCGCCTGATGAAGTGGAATGAACTTGAAAATGAAACACTGAAGAAAAATGATATCGTCTTCCTTGAATCTAAAAACTCTTCAGGAAATACAGCAACTTACAAAGCCGCATCCGGTGAAGATATGCACGATATCGCCCAGAAGTTCGGAATCAAGCTGCATAAATTATATGCCAAAAACAGAATGGATGAAGGACAGCAGCCATCTGCAGGACAGCTGATTTATCTGATTGATAAAAAACCACGAAACTAA
- a CDS encoding DUF5522 domain-containing protein — translation MAHYDIKEGEDFYYNEQGYKVFTEKFHLKRGYCCKSGCRHCPYGYDKKTDTFIKNDKKNK, via the coding sequence ATGGCCCATTATGACATCAAAGAAGGTGAAGACTTTTACTATAATGAACAGGGATACAAGGTTTTTACAGAAAAATTCCATCTGAAAAGAGGATATTGCTGTAAAAGCGGCTGCAGGCACTGTCCTTACGGGTACGATAAAAAGACTGATACATTCATTAAAAATGATAAAAAAAATAAATAA
- a CDS encoding endonuclease, translating into MKKIILFSVFAGLAHAQAPAGYYNSANGLSGAALKTALSGIITSGHQDKGYNGLWTAYKTTDIDKDYENDGSILDMYSEKPAGADPYKYTPGSNQCGTYSTEGNCYNREHVIPQSLFSEASPMVSDIHFIRATDGKVNGMRSNYPFGKVSSATFTSKNGSKLGSSASSGYSGTVFEPIDEFKGDVARMIFYFVTRYQSKLSSFTSGNMLGSSAFPGLQTWELNVLLAWHNQDPVSQAEIRRNNASYTYQGNRNPFIDNPNYVNLIWGSQQPSADTQAPTTATGLNISGKTSSSITLAWNASTDNVGVTGYNVYVNGSLKATVSSTSTTISGLSPSTSYSFYVTAKDAAGNSSPNSSTVSGTTNAGGTTTPSTGCTNENFEAIPATSASYTTRTWSNGGISWTATDARTDQTINNKAITVRNGSLTSGSSSNGIGSLTVTTQMKFSGSNGTFDVKVNGTTVGTVPYSTSATTTTISNINVSGNVTVSLVNNSTSNRVAIDDLSWTCYSGSSARQAQSIAPETTKSFQISPNPVTNQEIFVKGDLQSVRKAEIYTLQGKVLQTVDQPFRNGNSIKTGNLGQGIYILKLDHATMQFLVK; encoded by the coding sequence ATGAAAAAAATCATCTTATTCTCTGTATTTGCGGGACTTGCCCATGCCCAGGCTCCTGCAGGATACTACAATTCTGCCAACGGATTAAGTGGTGCAGCACTCAAAACGGCATTAAGCGGCATTATTACCAGCGGACACCAGGACAAAGGCTATAACGGACTGTGGACTGCCTATAAAACTACGGATATTGATAAAGATTACGAAAACGACGGATCTATTCTTGATATGTATTCTGAAAAACCCGCTGGTGCCGATCCTTATAAATATACCCCCGGAAGCAACCAGTGCGGAACTTATTCTACGGAAGGCAACTGCTACAACAGGGAGCATGTGATCCCTCAAAGCTTATTTAGTGAAGCTTCTCCAATGGTTTCTGATATTCATTTCATCAGAGCCACTGACGGTAAGGTGAATGGAATGAGAAGTAACTATCCTTTCGGGAAGGTAAGCAGCGCAACATTTACCTCCAAAAACGGTTCTAAACTCGGATCTTCTGCGTCTTCCGGATATTCAGGAACGGTTTTTGAGCCGATCGATGAGTTTAAAGGGGATGTGGCCCGTATGATCTTCTATTTTGTGACCCGTTATCAGAGTAAGCTTTCTTCATTCACTTCAGGAAATATGCTGGGAAGTTCTGCTTTCCCGGGATTACAGACCTGGGAGCTGAATGTTCTTCTGGCCTGGCACAACCAGGATCCGGTTTCTCAGGCTGAGATCAGAAGGAATAATGCGTCTTATACGTATCAGGGGAACAGGAATCCGTTTATTGATAATCCCAACTATGTCAATCTTATCTGGGGTTCCCAGCAGCCTTCAGCTGATACCCAGGCTCCGACAACGGCTACCGGCTTAAATATTTCAGGAAAAACATCCAGCAGCATTACTCTTGCCTGGAATGCTTCTACGGATAATGTAGGCGTAACGGGCTATAATGTTTATGTAAACGGAAGCCTTAAAGCAACAGTAAGCTCAACCTCAACAACAATTTCAGGGCTCAGTCCTTCCACTAGCTACAGTTTTTATGTAACAGCTAAAGATGCTGCCGGAAATTCTTCACCGAACAGCTCAACTGTTTCAGGTACTACCAATGCAGGAGGTACAACAACTCCATCAACAGGGTGTACGAATGAAAATTTTGAAGCGATCCCTGCAACCAGTGCTTCCTATACAACAAGAACCTGGAGCAACGGCGGTATCTCATGGACAGCAACGGATGCAAGGACCGATCAGACGATCAATAACAAAGCCATTACAGTAAGAAACGGTTCTTTAACGTCAGGAAGCTCTTCCAATGGTATCGGTTCTTTAACAGTTACGACTCAAATGAAGTTTTCAGGGAGCAACGGAACTTTTGATGTGAAAGTGAACGGAACTACAGTGGGAACAGTTCCATACAGTACATCAGCAACTACCACAACGATCAGCAATATCAATGTTTCAGGAAATGTAACAGTAAGTCTGGTAAACAATTCAACAAGCAACAGAGTGGCTATTGATGACCTTTCGTGGACATGCTATTCAGGATCTTCGGCAAGACAGGCTCAAAGCATTGCTCCGGAAACAACGAAGAGTTTTCAAATTTCACCAAACCCGGTTACGAATCAGGAAATCTTTGTAAAAGGTGATCTTCAGAGTGTAAGAAAAGCTGAAATCTATACGCTTCAGGGTAAGGTTTTACAAACGGTGGATCAGCCATTCAGAAATGGTAATTCTATCAAAACCGGAAATCTTGGCCAGGGAATTTATATTCTGAAACTGGATCATGCCACGATGCAGTTTTTGGTAAAATAA
- a CDS encoding amidohydrolase, whose product MQFPYQLAAKGKYSLKNVRLETGFEYENEEVTGTKTDLFSIDIEDGKIKAVKANEPASNAIDAKGFLMLPAFRDMHIHLDKTLYGLPWKALSAKRRTVKDMIAYEQEIIPELLKTSVERAEQLISLQQHYGTHFARTHFNIEPTSGLQSLEHLEQALENKKDSFKVETVAFPQHGVYYTETLPLMKEAAKLKSVSFIGGLDPLSIDGSIEKVMDFTVQLALDHHKGIDIHLHEVGESGMKTINYLIDKAIENPQLQGKTFVSHAFALAHLNPKETEQIAERLAAAKVGIASSVPFGKTVMPIPTLKKYGVNVLIGNDNVQDYWSTFGSGSMLQKANLIAELYGYATEYALSRALQFATQSILPLDEKGKQQWPKAGDEAAIVLTEASCSAEAVSRISTIEALMHDGNLFWRN is encoded by the coding sequence ATGCAATTTCCCTATCAGTTAGCAGCAAAAGGAAAATATTCCCTGAAAAATGTACGCCTGGAAACAGGTTTTGAATACGAAAATGAAGAGGTGACCGGAACAAAAACTGATCTTTTCAGTATTGATATTGAAGACGGAAAGATCAAAGCTGTGAAGGCTAATGAACCTGCCTCCAATGCCATAGATGCAAAAGGCTTTCTGATGCTGCCGGCCTTCAGGGATATGCATATTCACCTGGATAAAACATTATACGGACTTCCATGGAAGGCCCTTTCTGCCAAAAGGAGAACAGTGAAGGATATGATTGCCTATGAACAGGAAATTATCCCCGAACTCTTAAAAACTTCAGTAGAGAGAGCCGAACAGCTGATCAGCCTTCAACAGCATTACGGAACTCACTTTGCAAGAACCCACTTCAACATTGAACCCACTTCAGGATTACAGTCGCTGGAGCATCTGGAACAAGCTCTTGAAAATAAGAAAGATTCCTTTAAAGTGGAAACTGTCGCCTTTCCTCAGCATGGAGTATACTATACGGAAACGCTTCCCCTGATGAAAGAAGCCGCAAAACTGAAAAGTGTAAGCTTTATTGGTGGCCTGGATCCTCTGAGCATCGATGGAAGCATTGAAAAAGTAATGGATTTTACCGTACAGCTGGCGTTGGATCATCATAAAGGAATTGATATCCACCTGCACGAAGTAGGAGAGTCCGGGATGAAAACCATCAATTACCTGATTGATAAGGCGATTGAAAATCCGCAGCTTCAGGGGAAAACTTTCGTAAGTCATGCCTTTGCCCTGGCTCATCTGAACCCGAAAGAAACAGAGCAGATTGCTGAAAGGCTGGCTGCAGCCAAAGTGGGAATAGCTTCCTCCGTACCTTTTGGGAAAACAGTAATGCCGATCCCGACTTTAAAGAAATACGGAGTGAATGTCCTGATAGGAAACGATAATGTGCAGGATTACTGGAGTACTTTCGGATCCGGAAGCATGCTGCAGAAAGCCAATCTTATTGCCGAATTGTATGGCTATGCTACAGAATATGCATTATCGAGAGCACTTCAGTTTGCTACCCAGAGTATTCTTCCGCTGGATGAAAAAGGAAAACAACAGTGGCCTAAAGCAGGAGACGAAGCAGCCATTGTTCTGACAGAGGCATCATGTTCTGCAGAAGCCGTTTCCAGAATCTCTACAATAGAAGCCCTGATGCATGACGGGAACCTGTTCTGGAGAAATTAA
- a CDS encoding 1-aminocyclopropane-1-carboxylate deaminase/D-cysteine desulfhydrase, which produces MLLQFPTEPVPIQEILIHKNIRVFIKREDLIHSQISGNKYWKLFYNVNHYLEKDPEKPYIITFGGAFSNHIAAVSAVGSRAGIPTLGIIRGEELQHKWRDNPTLLFAKRNGMNLKFVTREEYRHKEKLTEFLQQEFPEALVVPEGGTNEEAVAGVKMMLNEQTKDFDYLCTAVGTGGTIAGISKFCEDNQKVIGFKAVHDASLENKIFELTLKRNFDLIDSCFGGYGKISDENIRFINDFKEKYDIPLEPVYTGKMMQKVFEMIDEGFFPENSRVLCFHTGGLQGIEGANLLLEKQNRNLII; this is translated from the coding sequence ATGCTATTACAATTCCCCACAGAACCTGTTCCGATTCAGGAGATCCTGATTCATAAAAATATCAGGGTTTTCATCAAAAGAGAAGACCTTATTCATTCTCAGATTTCTGGCAACAAATACTGGAAGCTTTTTTATAATGTCAATCATTATCTGGAAAAAGATCCTGAAAAACCTTATATCATTACTTTCGGAGGAGCGTTTTCCAATCATATCGCAGCAGTCTCTGCGGTAGGAAGCAGGGCTGGTATTCCGACTTTGGGAATTATAAGAGGAGAAGAACTGCAGCATAAATGGAGGGATAATCCTACTTTACTTTTTGCTAAACGGAACGGCATGAACCTGAAATTTGTCACCCGCGAAGAATACCGGCATAAAGAAAAACTGACTGAATTCCTGCAGCAGGAGTTCCCGGAGGCATTAGTGGTGCCGGAAGGAGGAACCAATGAAGAGGCGGTAGCAGGCGTGAAAATGATGCTGAATGAGCAAACAAAAGATTTTGACTATCTTTGCACTGCAGTTGGAACCGGAGGTACCATTGCCGGAATTTCAAAATTTTGTGAAGACAATCAGAAAGTTATAGGATTTAAAGCGGTTCATGATGCTTCACTGGAAAATAAAATATTTGAATTAACTTTGAAACGGAATTTTGATCTAATAGATTCATGTTTTGGAGGTTATGGTAAAATAAGTGATGAAAATATCCGTTTTATCAATGATTTCAAAGAGAAATATGATATTCCTCTGGAACCGGTTTATACAGGAAAAATGATGCAGAAAGTGTTTGAGATGATTGATGAAGGGTTTTTTCCTGAAAACAGCAGGGTTTTGTGCTTTCATACAGGCGGATTGCAGGGAATTGAAGGAGCTAATCTGCTGTTAGAAAAACAGAATAGAAATTTAATTATATAA
- the hemL gene encoding glutamate-1-semialdehyde 2,1-aminomutase, with protein MKYQRSSALFDEAYQYIPGGVNSPVRAFKSVGGVPVFMKSAKGAYLTDADENTYIDYINSWGPAILGHTHPEVLEELKIQAEKGFSFGAPTELETEIAKFIIGNVPNIDQIRMVSSGTEACMSAIRLARGYTGRDKIVKFEGCYHGHSDSFLIKAGSGAATFGNPNSPGVTAGTAKDTLLARYNDFGQVEDLFRHNQGEIAAVIIEPVAGNMGCVLPENDFLQNLRKICDENGALLIFDEVMTGFRLAFGGAQELFNVKADLVTYGKVIGGGLPVGAFAGRNEIMDHLAPKGGVYQAGTLSGNPLAMRAGLKTLQLIKNDPEFFNRLSKTTQTLDLEIGKILNEKGISHKINRKGSMMSVFFHTNRVSNFDEAQEANHSLFNNFFHQMLQNGVYLPPSGYETYFISDAIREKEIDMTLEAVRKFEYSNK; from the coding sequence ATGAAATACCAAAGAAGTTCGGCTTTATTTGATGAAGCCTACCAATACATTCCGGGAGGGGTCAACTCTCCGGTAAGAGCATTTAAATCTGTAGGAGGTGTTCCTGTTTTCATGAAATCGGCAAAAGGTGCTTACCTTACCGATGCAGATGAAAATACTTATATTGATTACATCAATTCATGGGGGCCGGCTATTTTAGGACATACCCATCCTGAAGTACTGGAAGAACTGAAAATACAGGCCGAAAAAGGATTCTCATTCGGAGCCCCAACAGAACTGGAAACAGAAATTGCAAAATTCATCATCGGAAATGTCCCGAATATAGACCAGATCAGAATGGTTTCTTCAGGAACAGAAGCTTGTATGAGTGCGATCAGACTGGCAAGAGGATATACCGGAAGAGATAAGATCGTAAAATTTGAAGGCTGCTACCATGGGCATTCAGATTCGTTCCTGATCAAGGCGGGAAGTGGTGCTGCTACATTTGGAAATCCTAATTCTCCAGGAGTAACTGCCGGTACAGCAAAAGATACATTACTGGCCCGTTATAATGATTTCGGACAGGTGGAAGATCTGTTCCGTCACAATCAGGGAGAGATCGCTGCGGTGATCATTGAGCCGGTTGCCGGAAATATGGGGTGTGTATTGCCTGAAAATGATTTCCTTCAGAATTTAAGAAAGATCTGTGACGAAAACGGAGCATTGCTGATCTTTGATGAGGTAATGACCGGTTTCAGATTGGCATTCGGGGGAGCTCAGGAGCTTTTCAACGTGAAAGCTGACCTGGTAACTTACGGAAAAGTAATCGGAGGAGGACTTCCGGTAGGAGCTTTTGCAGGAAGAAATGAAATCATGGACCACCTGGCACCGAAAGGCGGAGTATACCAGGCAGGAACATTAAGCGGAAATCCTTTGGCAATGAGAGCCGGATTAAAAACGCTTCAGCTGATCAAAAACGATCCTGAATTCTTCAACAGATTAAGCAAAACAACCCAAACGCTGGATCTTGAAATCGGAAAAATCTTAAATGAAAAAGGAATTTCCCATAAGATCAACAGGAAAGGTTCAATGATGTCTGTTTTCTTCCATACCAACAGGGTTTCCAACTTTGATGAGGCTCAGGAAGCGAACCATTCATTATTCAACAATTTCTTCCATCAGATGCTTCAGAATGGAGTGTATTTACCGCCAAGCGGTTATGAAACCTACTTCATCAGTGATGCAATCAGAGAAAAAGAAATTGATATGACACTGGAAGCTGTAAGAAAATTTGAATATTCCAATAAGTAA
- a CDS encoding ankyrin repeat domain-containing protein: MKVLLFLLAFGSLSACEKKPAGYSKQEIMQETNIIDLVKKNDIAGVKSALDNGADVNTRDKKGRSLLLIATIDRQTEMAKLLVSCKADVNLQDDQLDSPFLYAGASGQTELVRLFLENGARFDIFNRYNGTALIPACERGHVETVKVLVKTKGFPVNHINRLGWTALMEAVILGSGTQKYQEIVKILKDNGADLTIPDRSGKTPLQHAEELGFAEIVQILKS; this comes from the coding sequence ATGAAAGTATTACTATTTCTTCTGGCATTCGGGAGTCTGAGTGCCTGTGAAAAGAAACCAGCCGGTTATTCGAAACAAGAGATAATGCAGGAAACAAATATCATAGATCTGGTGAAAAAAAATGACATTGCTGGGGTAAAGTCAGCATTGGATAATGGGGCTGATGTGAATACTAGAGATAAAAAAGGCCGTTCCTTACTGTTAATTGCAACCATAGACAGGCAGACGGAAATGGCAAAGCTGCTCGTTTCCTGTAAAGCAGATGTTAATCTTCAGGATGATCAGCTTGACAGTCCGTTTTTGTATGCAGGAGCGAGCGGACAGACCGAACTGGTCAGGTTATTTTTAGAAAACGGAGCCAGATTCGATATATTCAACCGGTACAATGGAACTGCTTTGATTCCTGCCTGTGAAAGAGGACATGTAGAGACGGTAAAAGTCCTGGTAAAGACCAAAGGTTTCCCGGTCAATCATATAAACCGCCTGGGTTGGACAGCGCTGATGGAAGCCGTAATTCTCGGAAGCGGAACGCAGAAATATCAGGAGATCGTAAAGATTTTAAAAGATAACGGAGCAGATCTTACCATTCCCGACCGTTCAGGGAAAACACCTCTGCAGCATGCAGAAGAGTTGGGGTTTGCAGAGATTGTCCAGATATTGAAATCATAG